In one window of Camelina sativa cultivar DH55 chromosome 15, Cs, whole genome shotgun sequence DNA:
- the LOC104747745 gene encoding peroxidase 16, with protein MKNHRSFSIAALLLILFSSSVSAQLQTNFYRNSCPNVETIVRNAVRQKFQQTFVTAPATLRLFFHDCFVRGCDASILLASPSEKDHPDDVSLAGDGFDTVAKAKQAVDRDPNCRNKVSCADILALATRDVVVLTGGPNYPVELGRRDGRLSTVASVQHSLPQPGFNLNQLNTMFARHGLSQTDMIALSGAHTIGFAHCGKFSKRIYNFSPKRTIDPTLNIRYALQLRKMCPIKIDPRIAINMDPTTPNTFDNAYFKNLQKGMGLFTSDQVLFSDQRSRSTVNSFASSEVAFRQAFVSAITKLGRVGVKTGNAGEIRRDCSRIN; from the exons ATGAAGAACCATCGCAGCTTCTCCATTGCtgctcttcttctcattctcttttcttcatctgtCTCTGCTCAGCTTCAGACAAATTTTTACCGGAACTCATGTCCTAACGTCGAAACCATCGTCCGCAATGCCGTCCGCCAAAAGTTTCAACAGACTTTTGTAACGGCTCCAGCAACCCTCCGCCTTTTCTTCCATGACTGCTTCGTCCGT ggatgTGATGCTTCAATATTGCTGGCATCACCGTCGGAGAAGGATCACCCTGATGACGTGTCACTCGCCGGAGATGGATTCGACACCGTGGCGAAGGCGAAGCAGGCCGTTGATAGGGATCCTAACTGCCGTAACAAAGTCTCATGTGCTGACATTTTGGCTCTCGCCACTCGTGACGTCGTTGTTCtg ACCGGAGGACCGAACTATCCGGTAGAGCTAGGGAGGAGAGACGGCAGACTATCGACAGTGGCTAGCGTTCAACACAGTCTACCTCAACCTGGTTTCAATTTGAACCAGCTTAACACTATGTTCGCTCGTCACGGTCTATCCCAAACTGATATGATTGCACTCTCAG GAGCGCACACTATCGGATTCGCACATTGTGGAAAGTTTTCAAAAAGAATTTACAATTTTAGTCCTAAACGCACGATCGATCCAACATTAAACATTCGTTACGCGTTACAATTGAGAAAAATGTGCCCCATCAAAATCGACCCGAGAATCGCGATTAACATGGATCCGACTACTCCAAATACCTTTGACAATGCTTACTTCAAAAACCTCCAAAAAGGGATGGGTTTGTTCACGTCCGATCAAGTTTTGTTCTCTGATCAACGGTCTAGATCAACTGTCAATTCATTTGCTTCTAGTGAAGTAGCGTTTAGACAGGCTTTTGTTTCTGCTATAACGAAGTTGGGTCGGGTTGGAGTTAAAACCGGCAACGCCGGTGAGATAAGACGTGATTGTTCACGTATCAACTAg
- the LOC104747744 gene encoding uncharacterized protein At4g30180-like — protein sequence MERPIMNKRKRVFSLQPNKNPKAVFARRYASHLVPALKKINMNKSSSQTNHQSFEQTVKHELDMAFVLSAQEFAWSRFLQQKLLLSPHDDPVSNTSSSEIIERSSKKQGGEKHQDRDNGEGEEIKKRLKELQKLLPGGEEMNMEEILSEIGSYIVCLELQMMVLKSIVQDN from the coding sequence ATGGAGAGGCCAATCATGAACAAGAGGAAAAGAGTCTTTTCTCTTCAGCCAAACAAGAATCCTAAGGCGGTCTTCGCTAGAAGATACGCGAGTCACTTGGTTCCAGCTCTCAAGAAGATCAACATGAACAAATCCTCATCACAAACCAACCACCAAAGTTTCGAACAAACCGTGAAACATGAACTAGACATGGCTTTTGTCTTATCTGCTCAAGAATTTGCGTGGAGCCGTTTCTTGCAACAGAAGCTATTACTTTCCCCTCATGATGATCCAGTAAGCAATACTTCTTCTTCCGAGATTATAGAAAGATCGAGCAAGAAGCAAGGAGGAGAAAAACACCAAGACCGCGACaacggagaaggagaagagatcaagaagagGTTGAAAGAATTGCAGAAGCTTTTGCCAGGTGGAGAAGAGATGAACATGGAGGAGATTTTGAGTGAGATAGGAAGCTACATTGTATGTCTTGAGTTGCAGATGATGGTTCTAAAATCTATTGTGCAAGACAATTAA